A window of the Gemmatimonadota bacterium genome harbors these coding sequences:
- a CDS encoding carbohydrate binding family 9 domain-containing protein — MIENRYGAGRDLVIAALLTLSVPVGIAAQSDLRGSEVATPSATAPRTPAAERAALDADAPLLSIVVDGVLDDAEWANARVFTHFTQTQPVEGAPVEYDTEVRMIIGDEAIWIAARMHDPEPESIVRRLTRRDSHGAFDLFAVTLDPNLDGLTGYMFGVSAANVQSDSYLYDDDKLDPAWDAVWSSAVTVDAEGWTVELRIPLSQIRYEASDAEQTWGVNFYRSRVSSNEQSYYSLVSRLKKGRVSQMGRMEGVRVTRPSRRLEILPYVVSNLHNGPSIEGDPFFDGLAANGRFGMDVSYGLGSAFTLDATINPDFGQVEADPAVINLSAFETFFDERRPFFVEDARVFDFNLSGGRNQLFYSRRVGRSPHGRAPSDAEYDDIPSNSTILGAAKLSGRTANGLSVGVLAAVTGNEFGQALFEDGSRDDFLVEPRSEFGVVSLAQDLNDGATSFAAIATGMRRALPIDGSFDWLPSSAFSGGARFEHQWDDRTWGIWGVLGVSQVRGSERAITRIQTAPNHYFQRPDATRFQVDETATSMAGVNWRVQLDKRGGRHWTGGLWAAEVTNGFEINDLGFSTTAERLDGGARISYREIQPGSLFRNYSVTAMTFHNWSHEALDDTWSVASWQRARMRGSFRLNTNWQFLNYWNVRLNSSYSPQSMTRSATRGGPMMVNPASTDFSINVSSDRRKSVSFGSNFQVKDDRIGTGGSTSVRGDVRFQPADNLSVSVSPNWSRSTTDAQYVSSTSILTYDPTYGRRYLFAELDRRSFSMVTRVDWTFTPTLSLQLYAQPLLSSGDYLEYKQLARAESYDFFGFEAGSAETLEDGIRCTSNICNVDGKQYVDFDGDGTTDYSFTDRDFNVRSLVGNTVLRWEYRPGSTIFLVWQRQQFSSVPIGDFDLSRDAGALFGAPADNRFIIKMNYWLGL; from the coding sequence ATGATCGAAAATAGGTACGGGGCAGGTCGCGATCTTGTGATCGCGGCGCTGCTCACGCTGTCGGTGCCCGTGGGCATCGCAGCTCAATCCGACCTCCGGGGCTCCGAGGTCGCGACTCCGAGCGCGACCGCTCCCCGCACCCCCGCAGCTGAGCGCGCCGCTCTCGACGCCGACGCGCCGCTCTTATCCATCGTGGTTGATGGTGTGCTCGACGATGCGGAGTGGGCCAACGCGAGGGTCTTCACTCACTTCACGCAGACTCAGCCCGTGGAGGGTGCGCCGGTCGAATACGATACCGAAGTGCGCATGATCATCGGTGACGAGGCGATCTGGATCGCGGCGCGCATGCACGATCCCGAGCCGGAGAGCATCGTCAGGCGCCTCACGCGGCGGGACTCGCACGGGGCGTTCGACCTCTTCGCGGTTACGCTCGATCCCAACCTCGACGGCCTGACTGGCTACATGTTCGGGGTCAGTGCGGCCAATGTGCAGAGCGATTCGTATCTGTACGACGACGACAAGTTGGACCCTGCCTGGGATGCGGTGTGGTCCTCGGCGGTGACCGTCGACGCCGAGGGATGGACCGTGGAGCTTCGCATCCCGCTCTCGCAGATTCGGTACGAGGCTTCCGACGCCGAGCAGACGTGGGGCGTGAACTTTTACCGCTCGCGCGTCTCGAGCAACGAGCAGTCGTACTACTCGCTGGTGTCGCGGCTGAAGAAGGGCCGTGTCAGCCAAATGGGGCGCATGGAGGGCGTGCGGGTCACCCGTCCTTCGCGGCGGCTCGAGATCCTACCCTACGTCGTGAGCAACCTGCACAACGGTCCATCGATCGAGGGCGATCCGTTCTTCGATGGCTTGGCGGCGAACGGTCGTTTCGGCATGGACGTGAGCTACGGTCTCGGATCGGCGTTTACGCTCGACGCGACGATCAACCCCGACTTCGGGCAGGTCGAGGCGGATCCCGCGGTCATCAATCTCTCGGCGTTCGAGACGTTCTTCGACGAGCGACGCCCGTTCTTCGTGGAGGACGCGCGCGTATTCGACTTCAACCTTTCGGGCGGCCGGAACCAGCTCTTTTACAGCCGGCGGGTCGGTCGCTCTCCTCACGGCCGCGCTCCGTCGGACGCCGAATACGACGACATTCCGTCCAACTCGACGATCCTCGGCGCCGCCAAGCTCTCGGGTCGAACGGCGAACGGCCTGTCGGTCGGGGTGCTCGCGGCGGTGACCGGCAACGAGTTCGGACAGGCTCTCTTCGAGGACGGTTCGCGAGATGACTTCCTCGTGGAGCCGCGCTCGGAGTTTGGTGTCGTGTCCTTGGCGCAGGATCTGAACGATGGCGCGACCAGCTTCGCTGCCATCGCCACGGGTATGCGACGTGCGCTACCCATCGATGGATCGTTCGATTGGCTCCCCTCGTCGGCATTCAGCGGCGGCGCCCGCTTCGAGCATCAGTGGGACGACCGGACGTGGGGGATCTGGGGTGTGCTCGGCGTGAGCCAAGTGCGAGGCTCCGAGCGCGCGATTACCCGCATTCAAACAGCGCCCAACCACTACTTCCAGCGCCCGGACGCGACGCGCTTTCAGGTGGACGAAACGGCTACGTCGATGGCTGGCGTGAACTGGCGTGTCCAGTTGGACAAGCGCGGCGGACGGCACTGGACGGGTGGCCTTTGGGCGGCGGAGGTCACGAACGGCTTCGAGATCAACGACCTCGGCTTCTCGACGACCGCCGAGCGGTTGGACGGCGGAGCGCGGATAAGCTACCGGGAGATTCAACCTGGGTCGCTGTTCCGTAACTACAGCGTCACCGCCATGACCTTCCACAACTGGAGCCACGAGGCGCTCGATGACACGTGGTCGGTCGCTTCATGGCAGCGCGCTCGCATGCGTGGATCGTTCCGGCTGAACACGAACTGGCAGTTCCTCAACTACTGGAACGTGCGGCTCAACAGCTCGTACAGCCCGCAGTCGATGACTCGCTCGGCGACGCGGGGCGGTCCGATGATGGTCAACCCGGCGTCTACCGACTTCAGCATCAACGTCAGCAGCGATCGCAGGAAGTCGGTGAGCTTCGGCTCGAACTTCCAGGTCAAAGACGACCGCATCGGCACGGGAGGCTCGACCTCCGTTCGCGGCGACGTCCGCTTCCAGCCGGCCGACAACCTGTCGGTGTCGGTGAGCCCCAATTGGTCGAGGTCGACCACCGACGCCCAATACGTATCTTCGACTTCGATACTTACGTACGACCCGACGTACGGTCGGCGCTACCTCTTCGCCGAGCTCGATCGCCGGTCGTTCTCGATGGTGACGCGGGTCGACTGGACGTTCACACCGACGCTGTCGCTGCAGCTCTACGCGCAGCCGCTGCTGTCCTCGGGTGACTACCTGGAGTACAAGCAGCTCGCACGCGCCGAGTCATACGACTTCTTCGGCTTCGAGGCGGGTTCTGCCGAAACGCTCGAGGACGGAATCCGGTGCACGTCGAACATCTGCAACGTCGATGGCAAGCAGTATGTGGACTTCGACGGGGACGGCACGACGGACTACTCGTTCACGGACCGGGACTTCAACGTGCGGTCTCTGGTTGGCAACACCGTCCTTCGCTGGGAGTACCGACCCGGTTCGACGATCTTCCTGGTCTGGCAGCGTCAGCAGTTCAGCAGCGTCCCGATCGGCGACTTCGATTTGAGTCGGGACGCAGGTGCGCTCTTCGGTGCGCCGGCGGACAATCGGTTCATCATCAAGATGAACTACTGGCTGGGGTTGTAG
- a CDS encoding TAXI family TRAP transporter solute-binding subunit, translated as MKRVRIRWAALAVVAWMAACGVEGGRTFLSLGTGGTGGIYYPLGGALASRLSIADESRQYTAEVSGGSVENVNRLAAGQIDLAFVLGVTAFQAQAGLGDWEEPVSGLRVLAPLYPNLTHVLVPAGSDAAGISDLAGQRVSVGSAGSGTEQVARHLLQAYGLSYDDIDVRYLSFTESSSALRDGAIDAAVMSVGYPAAAVLEATTTAGVRLLPVDPDVVAAMQAQHPYYTTTMLPEGAYPGVTSAIPALTVHNWIVGMDSLDDEVVTILLNILANDRVSLEQVHVMAKQIDLDRLDDAPIPLHAATQSWISQR; from the coding sequence GTGAAGAGAGTCCGAATCCGGTGGGCGGCTCTGGCCGTCGTCGCCTGGATGGCAGCGTGTGGCGTGGAGGGTGGACGGACGTTCCTCTCGTTGGGTACCGGCGGAACCGGCGGCATCTACTACCCGCTCGGGGGCGCGCTCGCGAGCCGCCTGTCGATCGCGGACGAGTCCCGGCAGTACACTGCGGAAGTGAGTGGCGGCTCGGTCGAGAACGTCAATCGGCTCGCGGCCGGTCAGATCGACCTCGCGTTCGTGCTGGGGGTGACGGCGTTCCAGGCACAGGCGGGCCTGGGAGATTGGGAGGAACCTGTGTCCGGGCTGCGTGTCCTAGCGCCGTTGTACCCCAACCTCACGCATGTGCTGGTGCCGGCGGGTTCGGATGCGGCCGGTATTTCTGACCTAGCAGGACAGCGTGTCTCTGTTGGTTCCGCCGGTAGTGGCACGGAGCAGGTCGCCCGGCACCTGCTGCAAGCGTACGGCCTCAGCTACGACGACATCGACGTGAGGTACTTGTCGTTCACCGAGTCGTCCTCCGCTCTGCGGGACGGCGCGATCGACGCGGCCGTGATGTCGGTGGGTTATCCGGCTGCCGCGGTGCTGGAAGCGACAACCACGGCGGGCGTGCGGCTGCTTCCGGTCGATCCCGACGTAGTCGCTGCCATGCAGGCGCAGCACCCCTACTACACCACCACTATGCTGCCCGAGGGTGCCTATCCCGGAGTAACGTCGGCGATTCCAGCGCTGACGGTCCACAATTGGATCGTCGGCATGGACTCTCTAGATGACGAGGTCGTGACGATACTGCTGAACATTTTGGCCAACGACCGTGTCTCTCTGGAGCAGGTCCACGTCATGGCGAAGCAGATCGACCTGGATCGCCTCGATGACGCCCCAATTCCACTTCATGCTGCGACTCAAAGCTGGATTTCTCAGAGATAG
- a CDS encoding TRAP transporter permease: MRPGRGRMVGWTVAAASAIAALFHLYAAGISPFTALIQRPVHLALMATLGFLGVGVQRKIRRRKADDGADGSEASEEPRIYWLNWLLASLTVAVCLYLASESQELVARSGIPTRMDLIAGAIAILLVLELARRTTGWGLVAVCLLSLGYAFSGPYLPGFLAHRGYGVQRLVEHIYLSTEGLWGVPLGVSADFVYLFVLFGAVLETAGGGTLLIALANKVAGRTRGGPAKTAAVASAFMGSLSGSAVANVVTTGTFTIPLMKRAGFRPFFAGAIEAAASTGGQLMPPVMGAGAFILATWTNIPYVEVATAAIIPAILYYVSLLAAIHFRAGRMGIEPAREVSNERVLDRLHLLLPLVAIVVLLAMGRSPMRAAFWGVTSALVMAYLRPTTRPSLPDLRLIMEGAGRGAVQVAAACAAAGIVVGVASLTGIGLRMSGLIITLSQGNLLIALMLTGAGSIVLGMGLPTTAAYVVLAALGAPALVELGVPLLSAHLFIFYFGCISNVTPPVSLAAFAAAGIAGSPPVRTALAAAVLASAGFIVPFMFVYGPELLLDGTIPQIALSFSTAVAGVTAFAAAAIGYARRPLPVWERVLLGAGALALVFPGLMSDGAGLLVLSVVFFRAK, encoded by the coding sequence TTGAGGCCGGGTCGGGGCAGGATGGTCGGCTGGACCGTCGCGGCGGCTTCGGCCATTGCGGCGCTTTTCCATCTCTACGCGGCTGGGATATCTCCGTTCACGGCGCTCATCCAGCGGCCGGTCCACCTGGCGCTCATGGCGACGCTGGGCTTTTTGGGTGTGGGAGTGCAGCGAAAGATCCGGCGACGAAAGGCAGACGACGGGGCCGACGGCAGCGAAGCAAGCGAAGAGCCGCGCATCTACTGGCTCAACTGGCTGCTCGCCTCACTCACCGTCGCCGTCTGCCTCTATCTCGCCTCTGAGAGTCAAGAGTTGGTGGCCCGGTCGGGGATTCCCACACGCATGGATCTCATTGCCGGCGCGATCGCGATCCTGCTCGTGCTCGAGTTGGCGCGGCGCACCACCGGATGGGGACTCGTCGCTGTCTGTCTGCTGTCGCTCGGTTATGCCTTTTCGGGACCGTACCTGCCGGGCTTCCTAGCGCATCGTGGCTACGGCGTCCAGCGGCTCGTCGAGCACATCTACTTGTCGACTGAAGGCCTGTGGGGCGTGCCGCTCGGGGTCTCGGCGGACTTCGTCTACCTGTTCGTTCTCTTCGGTGCCGTGCTGGAAACGGCGGGCGGCGGCACACTGCTGATCGCGCTCGCGAACAAGGTTGCGGGCCGCACTCGTGGTGGTCCGGCGAAGACCGCGGCGGTGGCGAGCGCCTTCATGGGTTCGCTGTCGGGAAGCGCCGTCGCGAACGTCGTCACGACCGGCACCTTCACGATCCCGCTGATGAAGCGCGCGGGCTTCCGGCCGTTCTTCGCTGGGGCGATCGAGGCCGCCGCGAGCACGGGTGGCCAGCTCATGCCTCCCGTCATGGGTGCCGGCGCGTTCATACTCGCGACGTGGACGAACATCCCGTACGTGGAGGTCGCGACCGCAGCGATCATCCCAGCGATCCTCTATTACGTGTCGCTGCTGGCGGCCATCCACTTCCGGGCGGGGCGAATGGGCATCGAGCCGGCCCGCGAGGTCTCCAACGAGCGCGTCTTGGACCGGCTGCACCTCCTGCTGCCGCTGGTTGCGATCGTAGTGCTGCTCGCCATGGGCCGTTCCCCGATGCGCGCCGCCTTCTGGGGCGTGACCTCGGCGCTGGTCATGGCGTATCTGCGGCCGACGACCCGACCATCGCTGCCGGATCTACGTCTCATCATGGAGGGTGCGGGTCGCGGAGCGGTCCAGGTCGCGGCTGCCTGCGCCGCGGCCGGGATCGTCGTGGGTGTCGCTTCATTGACGGGAATTGGGCTCCGCATGTCGGGGCTCATAATCACCTTGTCTCAGGGGAATCTGCTAATCGCGCTGATGCTGACCGGCGCGGGTTCCATCGTGCTCGGCATGGGTCTTCCCACGACGGCCGCGTACGTCGTATTGGCGGCGCTCGGCGCGCCCGCGCTGGTCGAGCTCGGTGTGCCACTGCTCTCCGCGCACCTCTTCATCTTCTACTTCGGATGTATCTCGAACGTCACGCCGCCGGTGTCGCTGGCTGCGTTCGCCGCCGCGGGCATCGCCGGCTCGCCGCCGGTCCGCACCGCGCTTGCCGCAGCCGTTCTCGCGAGTGCCGGCTTCATCGTGCCGTTCATGTTCGTATACGGACCAGAGTTGTTGCTCGACGGTACGATTCCGCAGATCGCACTCTCGTTCTCTACCGCCGTCGCCGGGGTCACTGCCTTCGCTGCCGCCGCCATCGGATATGCGCGCCGGCCGTTGCCCGTATGGGAACGTGTGCTGCTCGGCGCGGGTGCTCTCGCGCTGGTCTTCCCCGGTCTCATGTCCGACGGGGCTGGGCTATTGGTGCTCTCTGTTGTCTTTTTTAGGGCTAAATAG
- a CDS encoding alkaline phosphatase family protein produces the protein MIPTFLKLMGGSLPTLETPRTSGPLGLAIPLDATLGIEGLPQSGTGQTALLTGENAADLHGRHFGPWVPVALRPLVEQRSVLQRALDAGRSAAFANAYPRGWPGSGRRGRFIAAAPLAAKAAGLLDRHEEALGEGRAVSSEIVNDGWRTHLGHDWLPEISPQEAGANLAAISSNNDLTLYAHYATDAAGHSQSMDAAVSALQRVDGLFEGLLQEMATDTLLLVTSDHGNIEDVRTGHTRNPALGIASGPGAEHAEELSDLRQVTPFILACLGVDT, from the coding sequence TTGATTCCCACCTTCCTAAAGCTGATGGGTGGGAGTCTGCCTACGCTCGAGACCCCACGAACCAGCGGCCCCCTCGGCTTGGCGATCCCGCTCGACGCGACGCTCGGCATCGAAGGCTTGCCACAGAGCGGCACTGGGCAGACCGCACTGCTCACGGGTGAGAACGCCGCCGACCTGCACGGGCGACACTTCGGTCCGTGGGTCCCCGTGGCTCTTCGGCCGCTCGTCGAGCAGCGCAGTGTTTTGCAGCGAGCGCTCGACGCGGGGCGCTCGGCCGCGTTTGCCAACGCGTATCCCCGTGGGTGGCCGGGCAGTGGACGACGGGGCCGCTTCATCGCCGCGGCTCCACTCGCCGCCAAGGCCGCAGGCCTGCTGGACCGCCACGAGGAAGCGCTCGGCGAGGGCCGGGCCGTGTCGAGCGAGATCGTGAACGACGGCTGGCGAACCCACCTCGGTCACGACTGGCTGCCCGAGATCTCACCTCAGGAGGCGGGCGCGAACCTGGCCGCGATCAGTAGCAATAACGATCTGACGCTGTACGCCCATTACGCGACCGACGCTGCGGGCCACTCACAGTCGATGGACGCCGCGGTCTCTGCGCTACAGCGGGTCGACGGGCTCTTCGAGGGCCTGCTGCAGGAGATGGCGACGGATACGCTCCTGCTCGTCACCAGCGATCACGGCAACATCGAGGATGTTCGCACAGGACACACCCGAAATCCGGCACTCGGCATCGCTTCGGGCCCGGGCGCGGAGCACGCGGAGGAGCTCAGCGACCTGCGCCAGGTGACTCCCTTCATCCTTGCTTGCCTGGGAGTCGATACGTAG
- the tadA gene encoding Flp pilus assembly complex ATPase component TadA has product MTTRPKILGQLLVEITDLGQEALHAALAQQRSTGLRIGETLVRLGGVTTGHVASALATQLALQYVPAPLNPSRDALRAVRPELAREHQVMPLGVSHRTIQIAMADPLDLNAMDNLRFQTGRRIEATVAAVDAVQEALELHYPDDMQDLVAALPRELRVDSSSGPSDLERATRAAPVVRLVDSLLRAAVEAGASDIHVEETGGDVRVRHRVDGILHQVGDLPAAARRAVLSRIKVMAGMDISVKRRAQDGSINLELGGRQLNLRVSTLPVNGGEKAVVRILDPGAAPPDLDALGLAPKDLTRLRRLLLCGEGVILVAGPTGSGKSTTIFAALSELDRETQNVVTLEDPVEYRLPGANQIQVDRRAGLGFADALRAVLRQDPDVVMIGEIRDRETAEIAMTAAVTGHLVLSTIHTTDAPGAVTRLLNMGVPSFLVGGGLSGVVAQRLVRRVCTECRGQGCARCAEGLRGRTGVFQVLTLTDPLRDAISRGEPSARIRQLAAEAGMGTLGTDARRVLAEGLTTPHEITRLIQASSGGTLPCATCGTGVPLGALACPACGHQRARVCGCGRTLERAWRFCPWCVRRVAA; this is encoded by the coding sequence GTGACGACGCGACCCAAGATCCTCGGACAGCTGCTCGTCGAGATCACCGACCTCGGCCAGGAAGCACTCCACGCGGCGCTCGCCCAGCAGCGCTCGACCGGCCTGCGCATTGGCGAGACACTCGTCCGCCTCGGAGGCGTGACAACCGGTCACGTGGCCTCGGCACTCGCGACGCAGCTCGCCTTGCAGTACGTCCCAGCTCCCCTGAATCCGAGCCGAGACGCGCTCAGGGCGGTCCGACCCGAACTCGCACGCGAGCATCAGGTCATGCCGCTGGGAGTCAGCCACCGGACGATCCAGATCGCGATGGCCGATCCACTCGACCTCAACGCCATGGACAACCTGCGCTTCCAGACGGGCCGCCGCATCGAAGCCACCGTGGCCGCCGTGGACGCCGTCCAGGAGGCGCTCGAGCTTCACTACCCCGACGACATGCAGGACCTGGTCGCGGCTCTCCCCCGCGAGCTCCGCGTTGACAGCTCGAGTGGGCCGAGCGACCTGGAGCGCGCTACGCGGGCGGCTCCGGTCGTGCGTCTGGTCGACTCGCTACTCCGCGCGGCGGTCGAGGCCGGCGCGAGCGATATCCATGTGGAGGAAACCGGTGGTGACGTCCGCGTGCGGCACCGTGTCGACGGCATCCTCCATCAGGTTGGCGACCTGCCGGCTGCGGCTCGGCGCGCGGTGCTGTCCCGCATCAAGGTCATGGCCGGCATGGACATCTCCGTGAAGCGGCGAGCGCAGGACGGGAGCATCAATCTCGAACTGGGCGGCCGCCAGCTGAACCTGCGCGTGAGCACACTTCCGGTGAATGGCGGCGAAAAGGCGGTCGTCCGTATTCTGGACCCCGGCGCCGCGCCGCCCGACCTAGATGCATTGGGTCTCGCTCCGAAGGACCTCACGCGTCTCCGACGCCTCCTGCTCTGTGGAGAGGGGGTCATCCTCGTCGCTGGCCCCACCGGCAGCGGAAAGAGCACGACGATCTTCGCGGCACTGTCGGAGCTGGATCGTGAGACTCAGAATGTCGTGACCCTGGAGGACCCGGTCGAGTATCGACTGCCTGGCGCGAACCAGATCCAGGTCGATCGGCGAGCCGGTCTCGGTTTCGCCGACGCGCTGAGGGCCGTGCTCCGACAGGACCCGGATGTCGTGATGATCGGCGAGATTCGTGATCGAGAGACGGCCGAAATCGCGATGACCGCCGCCGTGACCGGCCATCTGGTCCTCTCGACCATCCACACGACCGACGCGCCCGGCGCGGTCACCCGGCTGTTGAACATGGGCGTGCCGTCGTTCCTCGTGGGGGGTGGGCTTTCAGGTGTCGTAGCCCAGCGACTCGTACGCCGCGTCTGCACCGAGTGCCGCGGCCAGGGGTGTGCCCGTTGTGCCGAGGGACTCCGCGGACGGACTGGCGTATTTCAGGTCCTAACGCTCACGGACCCGCTGCGAGACGCCATCTCGAGGGGAGAGCCATCCGCTCGCATTCGGCAGCTCGCGGCGGAGGCCGGGATGGGCACGCTAGGTACGGACGCTCGACGTGTCCTGGCGGAAGGACTCACGACCCCGCACGAGATTACGCGTCTCATTCAGGCCTCGAGCGGAGGTACGCTCCCGTGCGCCACCTGTGGAACCGGAGTGCCGCTCGGCGCGCTCGCGTGCCCCGCTTGCGGGCACCAGCGCGCTCGTGTGTGCGGCTGCGGAAGAACACTCGAACGGGCCTGGCGTTTTTGCCCGTGGTGCGTGCGGCGCGTGGCAGCGTGA
- a CDS encoding ImmA/IrrE family metallo-endopeptidase yields the protein MDDVLADLWSRGVPVVPLDLLPAPSFQGLACIVGGRPVILLGHRHDEPGRVAFIVAHEAGHIAGDHCEEGSPVVDEDEAIEDESPMERDADQFAIRTLVGNDDVPAIDAGDFRQLAKTAVAVERASGADASACIFAWARKTGDYGMATMAVHALYRAKGASRSLRRHLDQHVDLEGATESDRNLLRLVRGDPAPG from the coding sequence TTGGACGACGTCCTCGCGGACCTCTGGAGCCGTGGAGTCCCAGTCGTCCCTCTCGATCTGCTGCCTGCGCCGAGTTTCCAAGGCCTCGCCTGCATTGTTGGGGGCAGACCAGTCATTCTCCTAGGCCACAGGCATGACGAGCCCGGTCGAGTTGCCTTCATTGTCGCACACGAAGCTGGACACATTGCAGGCGATCATTGCGAGGAAGGCAGCCCCGTCGTCGATGAAGACGAGGCGATCGAGGACGAAAGCCCTATGGAGCGCGATGCGGATCAGTTCGCGATCCGCACACTCGTGGGCAATGACGATGTTCCGGCAATCGACGCGGGTGATTTCAGGCAGCTCGCGAAAACGGCGGTGGCTGTGGAACGGGCGAGCGGAGCTGACGCCAGCGCCTGCATCTTCGCCTGGGCCCGCAAGACGGGCGACTATGGCATGGCCACGATGGCCGTTCACGCCTTGTATAGAGCGAAAGGGGCCAGTCGATCACTTAGACGACATTTGGACCAGCACGTCGATCTGGAAGGGGCAACAGAGAGCGACCGCAATCTGCTGCGACTCGTCAGGGGTGATCCTGCGCCCGGATGA
- a CDS encoding sce7726 family protein — translation MTPSPPSELEIRSALRARLMRAHDSGEDTTILHELGIRRGQVRIDLAVVNGLMHGYEIKSDRDSLRRLSGQVELYSQVLDRATLVVGARHLDDAVGILPDWWGVTLITWEEGTLIFRTLRPAESNPQRDSRALVELLWRDHTLDLLAERNLDIGVRSKPRAILWDRACSHFDIEEIASAVRFHLKARTAPATPQ, via the coding sequence GTGACCCCCTCGCCGCCATCCGAACTGGAGATCCGGTCGGCGCTCCGAGCTCGACTCATGCGCGCCCACGACTCCGGTGAAGACACCACCATTCTTCACGAGCTAGGCATCCGTCGCGGTCAAGTACGCATCGACCTCGCCGTCGTGAACGGCTTAATGCACGGATATGAGATAAAGTCGGACCGGGATTCCCTGCGGCGCCTGAGTGGCCAGGTTGAACTCTATAGCCAAGTGCTGGACCGAGCCACGCTTGTCGTCGGGGCCCGCCACCTCGACGATGCTGTGGGCATACTCCCTGACTGGTGGGGCGTGACGCTAATCACCTGGGAAGAGGGTACGTTGATCTTCCGCACCCTGCGTCCCGCCGAGTCCAACCCGCAGCGGGATTCTCGCGCCCTAGTTGAACTGCTGTGGCGGGACCACACGCTCGATCTTCTGGCAGAGCGGAATCTGGACATAGGAGTGCGCAGCAAGCCGCGAGCGATCCTGTGGGATCGAGCGTGCTCTCACTTCGATATCGAGGAGATTGCGTCTGCCGTTCGCTTCCACCTCAAGGCCAGAACAGCGCCGGCAACTCCTCAGTGA
- the menC gene encoding o-succinylbenzoate synthase, protein MKIERAVLRQIPLRLKEYFEISSGGMQDRRILLLTLYSEGIEGWSECVVGEDPAYSYETTDTAWHVLTEFILPAIVGRDAEAPEDILAPVRWVRGHNMAKAAVEMAGWDLAARADGVSLSEKLGGDRDVVPVGVSIGLKATDEELQESVEGYLDDGYARVKIKIKPGRDIEMLAGLRERFPDVAFMADANSAYTLDDVARLQELDALDLMMIEQPLSYDDFLDHARLRERISTPVCLDESIKSEGDLALALELGSCQIVNIKPGRVGGLGVSRRLHDTMRARGMPVWCGGMLESGVGRAYNVALASLPGFTLPGDISASRRYWEQDIVTPEFEVEDGVMRVPTGVGLGVELDLDRIRGLTVRETSFT, encoded by the coding sequence ATGAAGATCGAGCGTGCGGTACTGCGGCAGATTCCGCTGCGCTTGAAGGAGTACTTCGAGATCAGCAGTGGCGGCATGCAGGATCGCCGGATTCTCCTGCTGACTCTGTACTCAGAGGGCATCGAGGGATGGAGCGAATGTGTCGTGGGTGAGGACCCGGCCTACTCCTACGAGACCACGGACACCGCGTGGCACGTGCTCACGGAGTTCATCCTTCCAGCTATCGTCGGGCGGGATGCGGAAGCGCCGGAGGACATCTTGGCTCCCGTCCGTTGGGTGCGCGGCCACAACATGGCGAAGGCCGCCGTAGAGATGGCCGGCTGGGACCTCGCGGCGCGTGCCGACGGTGTCTCACTCTCCGAGAAACTGGGCGGTGATCGGGACGTCGTACCGGTCGGTGTGAGCATCGGGCTCAAGGCCACGGACGAGGAGCTACAGGAGAGTGTTGAGGGTTACCTCGACGACGGCTACGCCCGAGTGAAGATCAAGATCAAGCCGGGCCGCGACATCGAGATGCTCGCGGGGCTGCGGGAGCGGTTCCCAGACGTTGCGTTCATGGCCGACGCGAATTCGGCCTATACGCTCGACGACGTGGCTCGACTCCAGGAACTGGACGCGCTCGATCTGATGATGATCGAACAACCGCTCTCGTATGACGACTTTCTCGACCACGCACGCCTGCGGGAGCGCATCAGCACGCCGGTCTGCCTCGACGAGTCGATCAAGTCCGAAGGTGATCTGGCGCTCGCGCTGGAGTTGGGCAGCTGCCAAATCGTGAACATCAAGCCCGGTCGGGTGGGGGGGCTCGGCGTGAGCCGGCGACTGCACGACACGATGCGAGCTCGGGGCATGCCGGTCTGGTGCGGCGGCATGCTCGAGTCCGGGGTCGGGAGGGCGTACAACGTGGCGTTGGCCTCGCTTCCGGGTTTCACTCTTCCGGGGGACATCTCCGCGAGTCGACGGTACTGGGAGCAGGACATCGTCACGCCGGAGTTCGAGGTCGAAGACGGGGTCATGCGGGTACCGACTGGGGTTGGTCTGGGCGTCGAGCTCGATCTCGATCGCATCCGCGGGCTCACGGTGCGGGAGACTTCATTCACGTAG